One Amblyomma americanum isolate KBUSLIRL-KWMA chromosome 8, ASM5285725v1, whole genome shotgun sequence DNA window includes the following coding sequences:
- the LOC144100982 gene encoding uncharacterized protein LOC144100982 codes for MRPLVTAALLLALSAAVASASQTKDRSWRPPKPEKCGHNEVWKQCVSRGCGEDTCPPKKFEGCLSTCDFGCYCADGFYRDPQGRCISECHNAPFSEPPSPHPPPGPAYPPPGPRPYPPQGPSSRPRPYPPSGPYQPSGPKPPGIRDFRPPDRSYQPSGPKPPGIRDFRPPDRSERDPSLPSRPRFDAHPPGVRDFRPPLRGERDPFSPPRRRYDSYPPAIRDFRPAVPGERDPHPPPVPHFKPGHKGDSIQQQVPIALD; via the coding sequence ATCGATCATGGCGACCACCAAAGCCGGAGAAATGTGGACACAACGAGGTCTGGAAACAATGCGTGAGCCGAGGCTGCGGCGAGGACACCTGTCCACCAAAGAAGTTTGAAGGTTGCCTCTCAACCTGCGACTTTGGCTGTTACTGTGCCGACGGCTTCTACAGGGACCCGCAAGGTCGTTGCATTAGCGAATGCCACAACGCACCCTTTTCAGAGCCACCGAGTCCGCACCCTCCACCCGGACCTGCGTACCCACCTCCTGGTCCCCGGCCATACCCTCCCCAGGGCCCATCTTCTAGGCCTCGTCCTTATCCGCCGTCTGGGCCTTACCAACCTTCTGGGCCCAAGCCACCAGGCATTCGTGACTTCAGGCCCCCTGATCGCAGTTACCAACCTTCCGGGCCCAAGCCACCAGGAATTCGTGACTTCAGGCCCCCGGATCGCAGTGAACGTGATCCTTCTCTGCCATCTAGGCCCCGTTTCGACGCACATCCACCTGGTGTTCGGGACTTCAGGCCTCCACTTCGTGGGGAACGTGATCCTTTTTCACCACCAAGGCGCCGTTACGATTCCTATCCGCCTGCAATTCGTGACTTTCGACCTGCGGTACCTGGGGAACGCGACCCCCACCCACCACccgtaccccacttcaagccggGCCACAAGGGAGACTCGATTCAGCAGCAGGTCCCAATAGCTTTAGACTAA